Proteins encoded together in one Streptomyces umbrinus window:
- a CDS encoding tyrosine-type recombinase/integrase: MRSFPVCLPSGARYWTVLDAELGVFPAADQWLRHVRFGQHRAELTTKSYAGAVVLYLRWCERTGRDWREAASEVGLFMVWLKYAPGNPHEPVSAGPGSAPVRGERRINGVLTGVRGLLSHAVTTGEVERWVLSLLYEVVSTRDLPTEALGEAPGMVSRLKARHRLQEPESDVDRASDEEAVALFRACHNARDRLIVLLLARVGLRPGQVAGLRRSDCHLLMDSRALGCDVEGPHLHIIRRANENGAWSKSRKKWVLPVDFLVVQAMDQYAAERHRMVGAGGSDFLLVNLFRAPLGSPVTTDAIGELIAALVRRAGLGRRVVARMLRHAFASNVADAGGVLDEVQALLGQSHPGSPRPYLHPAAGRLREAIERVPSPRMMSAEAES; this comes from the coding sequence GTGCGGAGTTTTCCGGTGTGTTTGCCGTCGGGCGCCCGGTACTGGACGGTGCTGGATGCGGAGTTGGGGGTGTTTCCCGCTGCTGATCAGTGGCTGAGGCACGTTCGGTTCGGCCAGCATCGTGCTGAGCTGACGACGAAGTCTTATGCGGGTGCCGTCGTTCTGTATCTGCGATGGTGTGAGCGGACGGGCCGGGACTGGCGCGAAGCCGCGAGCGAGGTGGGCCTGTTCATGGTCTGGCTCAAGTACGCCCCAGGGAATCCGCACGAACCGGTGTCGGCAGGGCCGGGCAGCGCGCCGGTCCGTGGAGAGCGCCGCATCAACGGTGTTCTGACGGGCGTGCGGGGATTGCTGTCGCATGCTGTCACTACAGGCGAGGTGGAGCGCTGGGTGCTCAGCCTGCTCTACGAGGTGGTCAGCACTCGGGACTTGCCCACCGAGGCGCTCGGTGAGGCGCCTGGGATGGTTTCGCGCCTGAAGGCGCGCCACCGGCTGCAGGAGCCGGAGTCGGACGTGGACCGCGCCAGTGATGAAGAAGCGGTGGCGCTGTTTCGGGCGTGCCATAACGCACGCGACCGGCTCATCGTGCTGTTGCTGGCGCGTGTCGGGCTGCGTCCCGGGCAAGTGGCGGGGCTACGCCGCAGCGACTGTCACCTCCTGATGGACTCCCGGGCCCTGGGGTGCGACGTGGAAGGTCCGCATCTGCACATCATCCGGCGGGCGAATGAGAACGGTGCTTGGTCGAAGTCGCGGAAGAAGTGGGTGCTGCCGGTCGACTTCCTGGTCGTCCAGGCGATGGACCAGTACGCCGCTGAGCGTCACCGCATGGTCGGCGCCGGGGGCAGCGACTTCCTGCTGGTGAATCTCTTCCGCGCGCCGCTGGGGTCGCCGGTGACTACGGATGCGATCGGCGAGCTGATTGCCGCGCTCGTACGCCGGGCTGGCCTGGGGCGCAGGGTCGTTGCGCGCATGCTGCGCCATGCCTTTGCCAGTAACGTCGCCGACGCCGGCGGGGTTCTGGACGAGGTGCAGGCGTTGCTGGGGCAGAGCCATCCTGGCTCGCCTCGGCCCTATCTGCACCCCGCGGCGGGACGGCTGCGCGAGGCGATCGAGCGGGTGCCCTCTCCGCGCATGATGAGCGCGGAGGCCGAATCGTGA
- a CDS encoding site-specific integrase, whose protein sequence is MGLTRPGQPLHGLPADFMLLTQDIPDEPEDSEAGKDLPDEVMRQLCAHLYLLEERSSREVRVAVELLIDTGRRPFEICHLPYDCLTRDTDGKPVLLYDNHKELRLRRRLPIPEATAALIIAQQERVRARFPATAPGRLVLLPSVVSNPEGTKAISDVLTQHRDWVAALPDVALTMPVHEEGKPVAKQFCFDKEKIFPYAYRHTYAQRHADAGVPVDVLRQLMDHRQLTTTQRYYRVGEQRRREAVERVTAMQFDRHGNRIWRRAKALLDSEHARRAVGEVAVPYGVCTEPSNVAAGGHDCPVRFRCVGCGHFRTDVSYLPDLEAYLTDLLRSRERLAAFSADTWARDEATPSDEEITRVRRLIRRVRTDLDDLTDEDQTQIQQAVAVVRRSRQVVTLGMPRVAAPVLNPRPERPSV, encoded by the coding sequence ATGGGCCTGACCCGGCCCGGGCAGCCCCTGCACGGCCTGCCCGCCGACTTCATGCTGCTCACCCAGGACATCCCCGACGAGCCCGAGGACTCCGAAGCCGGCAAGGACCTGCCCGATGAGGTGATGCGTCAGCTCTGCGCCCACCTCTACCTCCTGGAGGAGAGGTCCAGCCGCGAGGTACGCGTCGCCGTCGAGCTGCTCATCGACACCGGGCGGCGTCCCTTCGAGATCTGCCACCTGCCCTACGACTGCCTGACCCGGGACACCGATGGCAAGCCCGTCCTGCTCTACGACAACCACAAGGAATTGCGCCTGCGCCGTCGCCTGCCCATCCCTGAAGCCACCGCAGCGCTGATCATCGCGCAGCAGGAACGGGTCCGCGCCCGCTTCCCCGCCACGGCGCCCGGCCGGCTTGTTCTGCTGCCGTCCGTCGTGTCCAACCCCGAGGGGACCAAGGCGATCTCCGATGTGCTCACCCAGCATCGTGACTGGGTCGCAGCGCTGCCGGACGTGGCGCTAACGATGCCAGTTCATGAGGAGGGGAAACCCGTGGCCAAACAGTTCTGCTTCGACAAGGAGAAGATCTTCCCCTACGCCTACCGGCACACCTACGCCCAGCGGCACGCGGACGCCGGCGTACCGGTCGACGTGCTGCGCCAGCTCATGGACCACCGGCAGTTGACCACCACTCAACGCTATTACCGGGTCGGCGAGCAGCGCCGCCGGGAGGCCGTCGAGAGGGTCACCGCGATGCAGTTCGACCGGCACGGCAATCGGATCTGGCGGAGGGCGAAGGCCCTGCTGGACTCCGAGCATGCCCGCCGCGCGGTCGGGGAGGTCGCGGTGCCGTACGGGGTGTGCACCGAGCCCTCGAACGTTGCGGCCGGCGGTCACGACTGCCCCGTCCGCTTCCGCTGTGTGGGCTGCGGGCACTTCCGCACCGACGTGTCCTACCTTCCCGATCTGGAGGCCTATCTCACCGATCTGCTGCGCAGTCGGGAACGGCTCGCCGCTTTCAGCGCCGACACCTGGGCCAGGGACGAGGCAACGCCGTCCGATGAGGAAATCACTCGTGTACGGCGGCTTATCCGGCGCGTCCGCACCGACCTTGACGACCTCACCGATGAGGACCAGACGCAGATCCAGCAAGCCGTCGCAGTGGTCCGCCGCAGCCGCCAGGTCGTCACCCTCGGCATGCCCCGCGTCGCTGCGCCAGTGCTCAACCCCCGTCCCGAGAGGCCCTCCGTGTGA
- a CDS encoding DUF6262 family protein produces the protein MTSRLTEGRRADSARRRERVLKALDTALRTGGDITVSGLARAARVDRTFLYRHRDLLARVHAAATAPAGDEAMTAVSRASLQTDLANALERNNRLAARVRQLEKRLSQSIGAKVWADSGLGASADVDQLQRRITTLEQQVSNMQGELDERTEELEAARAANREMTRSLNHRPARL, from the coding sequence GTGACCAGCCGATTGACCGAAGGCAGACGTGCGGACTCCGCCCGCCGCCGCGAAAGGGTCCTCAAGGCCCTCGACACGGCACTGCGGACGGGTGGAGACATCACCGTCTCCGGTCTCGCTCGCGCCGCCCGGGTTGACCGTACCTTCCTCTACCGCCACCGTGACCTGCTCGCACGCGTCCACGCCGCTGCCACCGCCCCAGCCGGGGACGAGGCGATGACAGCAGTCAGCCGTGCCTCGCTGCAGACCGATCTGGCCAACGCCCTGGAACGCAACAACCGCCTGGCCGCCCGTGTGCGTCAACTGGAAAAGCGACTGTCTCAGTCGATAGGGGCGAAGGTCTGGGCAGATTCCGGGCTCGGAGCGTCGGCCGATGTTGACCAGCTCCAGCGGCGAATCACCACGCTGGAACAGCAGGTATCGAATATGCAGGGCGAACTCGACGAACGCACCGAAGAGCTCGAGGCGGCTCGTGCGGCCAATCGTGAGATGACCCGGTCGCTGAACCACCGCCCCGCTCGTTTGTGA